In one window of Bizionia sp. M204 DNA:
- the guaB gene encoding IMP dehydrogenase: MIAHTNKILGEGLTYDDVLLVPAFSEVLPREVSIKSKFSRNITLNVPIVSAAMDTVTESKMAIAMAQEGGIGVLHKNMTIEAQAFKVRKVKRAESGMIIDPVTLPLTAIVGDAKQNMAEYSIGGIPIVDDHGVLKGIVTNRDLRFEKNNDRPIIEVMTSENLVTAGKGTSLQDAEGILQENKIEKLPVVDANNKLIGLITFRDITKLTQKPNANKDSFGRLRVAAAIGVTGDALARAEALVAAGVDAIIIDTAHGHTKGVVTILKQVKAKFPQLDVVVGNIATPEAAKYLVEAGADAVKVGIGPGSICTTRVVAGVGFPQFSAVLEVAAAIKGTGVPVIADGGIRYTGDIPKALAAGADSVMLGSLLAGTKESPGETIIYEGRKFKSYRGMGSVEAMKQGSKDRYFQDIEDDIKKLVPEGIVGRVPYKGELHESIHQFVGGLRAGMGYCGAKDVETLKETGRFVKITASGINESHPHDVTITKESPNYSR; the protein is encoded by the coding sequence ATGATAGCACACACCAACAAAATTTTAGGAGAAGGATTAACGTATGACGACGTTTTATTAGTACCAGCATTCTCTGAAGTTTTACCTCGCGAAGTCAGCATTAAGTCCAAATTTTCAAGAAATATTACGTTAAATGTACCTATTGTATCCGCTGCTATGGATACGGTAACCGAGAGTAAAATGGCTATTGCCATGGCGCAAGAAGGTGGTATTGGCGTACTTCATAAAAACATGACTATTGAGGCGCAAGCATTTAAAGTACGGAAAGTAAAACGTGCCGAAAGTGGCATGATAATCGATCCGGTTACCTTGCCTTTAACGGCCATAGTTGGTGATGCCAAACAAAATATGGCGGAATATAGTATTGGCGGAATTCCTATAGTTGATGACCATGGTGTTTTAAAAGGTATAGTTACCAACCGGGATTTGCGGTTTGAAAAAAACAACGACCGTCCCATAATAGAAGTTATGACTTCTGAAAATTTGGTTACAGCCGGAAAAGGTACTTCTTTACAAGATGCTGAAGGTATTCTCCAAGAAAATAAAATTGAAAAACTTCCAGTAGTTGATGCTAACAATAAATTGATTGGGTTAATTACGTTCCGTGATATTACGAAACTGACACAAAAACCAAACGCCAATAAGGATTCTTTTGGTCGTTTACGTGTAGCCGCAGCTATTGGTGTTACGGGTGATGCCTTAGCACGTGCCGAAGCATTAGTGGCAGCTGGTGTTGATGCTATTATTATTGATACGGCTCATGGACACACTAAAGGTGTGGTAACTATTTTAAAGCAGGTAAAGGCCAAGTTTCCACAATTAGATGTGGTTGTTGGAAATATTGCGACACCGGAAGCGGCTAAATATTTAGTAGAAGCCGGAGCAGATGCGGTTAAAGTTGGTATTGGACCTGGATCTATTTGTACCACACGTGTGGTGGCAGGCGTTGGATTTCCGCAATTTTCAGCAGTTTTAGAGGTGGCAGCAGCTATAAAAGGTACGGGTGTCCCAGTAATTGCAGATGGCGGAATTCGTTATACGGGAGATATTCCAAAAGCTTTAGCAGCAGGAGCGGATTCTGTTATGTTAGGATCGCTTTTAGCAGGAACTAAAGAGTCGCCAGGCGAAACTATAATTTATGAAGGTCGAAAATTTAAGTCCTACCGTGGTATGGGTTCTGTAGAGGCCATGAAACAAGGAAGTAAAGATCGATATTTCCAAGATATAGAAGACGATATTAAGAAATTAGTACCTGAAGGTATAGTAGGGCGTGTACCCTATAAAGGGGAATTGCATGAGAGTATTCATCAATTTGTTGGTGGGTTACGAGCCGGAATGGGATATTGTGGCGCCAAAGATGTGGAGACGTTAAAAGAGACGGGACGATTTGTGAAAATAACAGCTTCCGGAATCAATGAAAGTCATCCTCATGATGTTACTATTACAAAAGAATCGCCTAATTACTCGCGATAA
- a CDS encoding Insecticidal toxin complex protein — MIKYCFILISLLPLTSTASEWPCLKVYQQETGQSVLSEKDWLTSDRRKNTHVWQQANTFNLENQLASEYSTIKQRRDFYQWYYMAISDKGHEVVWPKMAHYISTKLRLTKAFPFTIFTNKSIKSYANQGSETVFRQVFSSLKTLYHSESILKSEAALAWDETILYKEQWDWIQPIYNDIDENTLKTIEKMAKGNGFYSLMVPKAIRFEGDISNQNSRYQYALNQLRMYCKKRYE, encoded by the coding sequence ATGATTAAATATTGCTTTATACTCATAAGTCTGTTGCCTTTAACAAGCACTGCTTCAGAATGGCCATGCCTAAAAGTTTATCAACAAGAAACGGGCCAATCTGTGTTATCTGAAAAGGATTGGTTAACATCAGACAGGCGGAAAAACACCCACGTCTGGCAACAAGCCAATACATTTAATTTAGAAAATCAATTAGCTTCAGAGTACAGCACCATAAAGCAACGACGTGATTTTTACCAATGGTATTATATGGCAATATCTGACAAAGGACACGAGGTTGTATGGCCAAAAATGGCACATTATATTTCAACCAAATTACGTTTAACCAAAGCATTTCCATTCACTATTTTTACTAATAAATCCATTAAATCATATGCCAATCAAGGCAGTGAAACGGTTTTTAGGCAAGTATTTTCAAGTTTAAAAACGCTTTATCATTCGGAATCCATTTTAAAATCGGAAGCCGCTTTAGCTTGGGATGAAACTATATTATATAAAGAGCAGTGGGATTGGATCCAACCTATTTATAATGATATTGATGAAAACACGTTAAAAACCATTGAAAAAATGGCAAAAGGTAACGGATTTTATAGTTTGATGGTACCGAAAGCCATTCGATTTGAAGGCGATATTTCTAATCAGAATTCACGGTATCAGTATGCTTTAAACCAATTGCGTATGTATTGTAAAAAACGCTATGAATAA